The following proteins are co-located in the Leptospira weilii genome:
- a CDS encoding ribose-phosphate diphosphokinase, with amino-acid sequence MNGDIAVFAGSSNKQIAEEICTHLNIQPGKINLKKFSDGEISVKVEDNVRGREVFIVQSTSAPANDHLMELILIMDAFRRASVSSISVVIPYYGYGRQDRKVEPRVPISARIVADLLEVVGLDRILTMDLHADQIQGFFRVPVDNLHFAPVLAEYINTKNINDLVIVSPDSGGAERARAFGKKVNGSLAIIDKRRPKANVSEVMNVIGEIEGKNCILLDDMIDTAGTICKAADALLKHGAKSVYCAATHGVLSGEAVDRINATNFTEVVLANTIAIPGSKKIHKLKSLSVAPLFANAIKRIHTNQSVSTLFD; translated from the coding sequence ATGAACGGAGACATCGCGGTATTTGCGGGAAGTTCCAATAAACAGATCGCCGAAGAAATCTGTACTCACCTTAACATTCAACCAGGTAAGATTAACCTAAAAAAATTCTCGGACGGAGAAATTTCGGTCAAAGTGGAAGACAACGTTCGAGGGAGAGAAGTGTTCATCGTTCAATCCACATCGGCACCGGCTAACGATCATTTGATGGAATTGATCCTGATCATGGACGCATTCCGCAGAGCCTCCGTATCCAGTATCAGCGTCGTGATTCCTTATTACGGTTACGGACGTCAGGATAGAAAGGTGGAACCTCGTGTTCCTATTTCCGCGAGAATTGTTGCGGATCTCCTGGAAGTTGTGGGTCTCGACAGAATTCTTACGATGGATTTACACGCGGATCAGATTCAAGGATTCTTTCGTGTCCCCGTCGATAATCTTCACTTTGCTCCGGTTTTAGCGGAATATATTAATACGAAAAACATCAATGACCTTGTGATTGTTTCTCCCGATTCGGGCGGGGCGGAAAGAGCGAGAGCTTTCGGGAAAAAAGTGAACGGTTCATTAGCAATCATTGATAAACGAAGACCGAAAGCAAACGTTTCCGAAGTGATGAACGTGATCGGGGAAATCGAAGGTAAGAATTGTATTCTTCTCGACGATATGATCGACACCGCCGGAACGATTTGCAAAGCGGCGGACGCTCTTCTAAAACACGGAGCCAAGTCCGTTTATTGCGCCGCGACTCACGGAGTACTTTCCGGCGAAGCGGTGGATCGGATCAATGCGACTAACTTTACCGAAGTCGTTCTCGCGAACACGATCGCGATTCCCGGATCCAAGAAGATTCACAAACTGAAATCATTGTCCGTAGCTCCTTTGTTCGCGAATGCGATCAAAAGGATTCATACAAATCAATCCGTCAGCACTTTATTCGATTAA